One genomic segment of Chitinophaga sancti includes these proteins:
- a CDS encoding STAS domain-containing protein, with protein MATDIAKLLQKKQKKILENWMTAQLSNVSLREDLMSNEDLREQSTELLETLLKVLSEKNLNNFESTEFEPVHELLAGVSLSRAQQGFTPSETGVYIFSLKDALLSTLLTDLKDDPATLVDGVIRIGKLMDYLSVVAFETFIKGREEVILRQTDEIAEISTPVIRVWDGILALPIIGTLDSARTQVVMESLLQEIVESGSTIAILDISGVAAVDSLVAQHLIKTVAATRLMGAECIISGIRPEIAQTVVHLGIDLSNIITKATLASALKQAFGMLRLSVKKLEFTNKTGN; from the coding sequence ATGGCAACAGACATAGCGAAGCTGCTTCAGAAGAAGCAGAAAAAGATTCTGGAAAACTGGATGACCGCTCAGCTTTCCAACGTCAGCCTTAGGGAAGACCTAATGAGTAACGAGGACCTTAGAGAACAATCTACTGAACTATTAGAGACACTTTTAAAAGTATTATCTGAGAAAAATCTCAACAATTTTGAATCTACTGAATTTGAACCTGTTCATGAACTCCTGGCCGGGGTATCTCTTTCCCGTGCTCAACAAGGATTTACCCCTTCCGAAACTGGTGTTTACATATTTAGTCTGAAAGATGCCCTGCTATCAACCTTACTCACTGATTTGAAGGATGATCCGGCTACCCTGGTAGATGGTGTGATCAGAATAGGTAAGCTGATGGACTATCTCAGTGTAGTAGCGTTTGAAACTTTTATCAAGGGAAGAGAAGAAGTTATTCTGCGTCAGACAGATGAGATTGCAGAAATCTCCACTCCTGTGATCCGTGTATGGGATGGTATTCTCGCCCTGCCTATTATTGGCACCCTGGATAGTGCCCGTACGCAGGTAGTAATGGAGAGCCTATTGCAGGAAATTGTGGAAAGTGGCAGTACAATTGCCATACTGGATATTTCAGGTGTGGCTGCTGTAGACTCACTGGTAGCACAGCACCTGATCAAAACTGTTGCGGCTACCCGTCTGATGGGTGCAGAGTGTATCATTAGCGGTATCCGTCCGGAAATAGCGCAAACAGTGGTTCACCTGGGTATTGATCTTTCCAATATTATTACCAAGGCAACACTCGCCAGTGCGCTTAAACAGGCGTTTGGTATGTTGAGACTGAGTGTGAAAAAATTGGAATTCACAAATAAAACAGGCAATTAA
- a CDS encoding STAS domain-containing protein — protein MDRIPILRMGNLLLVTIQIDLYDRLATNLETDLVQMVNKTEAKGVLIDISALSIVDSFMGRILGNIGSMSKIMDAETVVVGMQPAVAITLIELGLELRGVHTALNVEKGMELLKEKIGNYEDDLTEDDEDSTE, from the coding sequence ATGGATCGTATTCCTATACTTCGTATGGGGAACCTGTTACTGGTGACCATACAGATAGATCTGTACGACAGGTTAGCGACCAATCTGGAGACAGATCTGGTACAAATGGTAAATAAAACCGAAGCGAAAGGTGTATTAATTGATATCTCCGCATTATCCATCGTCGATTCTTTTATGGGCCGTATTCTTGGTAACATTGGTTCTATGTCCAAAATTATGGATGCCGAAACCGTTGTTGTTGGTATGCAGCCAGCGGTCGCTATTACCCTGATTGAACTTGGGTTGGAACTCAGGGGCGTACATACGGCTTTGAATGTAGAAAAGGGAATGGAATTGTTAAAGGAAAAAATTGGTAATTATGAAGACGACCTAACAGAAGACGATGAAGATAGTACTGAATAA
- a CDS encoding anti-sigma regulatory factor yields MKIVLNKDRMLIEREQDVVPFRNRVKEYAVKIGMSLVNQTKLITAASELVRNMLKYANGGIVLIEVLTQGRDSGIRLVFTDKGPGIKDIPLAMQDGYSSGKSLGIGLPGTKRLVNEFEIKSIVGEGTTVTIIKWKNG; encoded by the coding sequence ATGAAGATAGTACTGAATAAGGACCGTATGCTAATCGAAAGAGAACAGGATGTGGTTCCATTCAGGAATCGTGTGAAGGAGTATGCTGTGAAAATTGGAATGAGTCTTGTGAATCAAACCAAACTGATCACCGCAGCCAGTGAACTTGTCCGCAATATGCTGAAATATGCCAATGGTGGAATTGTGTTGATTGAGGTACTCACCCAGGGCAGAGATAGTGGGATCCGGCTTGTCTTTACCGACAAAGGTCCGGGAATTAAAGATATCCCACTGGCTATGCAAGATGGCTATTCCTCCGGCAAAAGCCTGGGGATTGGCCTACCCGGTACCAAACGGCTGGTCAATGAATTTGAAATCAAAAGTATAGTCGGCGAAGGCACGACTGTTACAATTATTAAGTGGAAGAATGGATAA
- a CDS encoding ATP-binding SpoIIE family protein phosphatase — protein sequence MDKNIHLALNASERSYFAILKKEIHAMAIAGGLSEKRVAEIDIIVAEIVTNLVKHAGGGQVLAKLIEENGEQGIELISIDNGPGMTDVTRMVADGVSTKKTLGNGLGAMKRLSDVFQIYSNKNWGTVILIRVFNKPPAKAFKTEIRSVIIPKPGETESGDNLYSIVDNNHVKLFLGDGLGHGPEAAKAMRVAGEAFMACNHTDPVEIIRYINLAVKRTRGMVGTVAVFDHPARKWRICGVGNIITKVFNPESNKSYLAYNGIIGLNVPNTLNVQEIPYEDGQYILMSSDGLKTRWDTSKYTSITRFDLSILCASLIKDFARLTDDMSVVACKINL from the coding sequence ATGGATAAAAACATACACCTGGCGCTCAACGCATCTGAGCGAAGCTATTTTGCCATATTAAAAAAAGAAATCCATGCCATGGCAATCGCTGGCGGACTTTCTGAAAAGCGGGTTGCAGAGATAGATATTATTGTGGCGGAAATAGTAACCAATCTTGTCAAACATGCAGGTGGTGGTCAGGTACTGGCTAAACTCATCGAGGAAAACGGCGAACAAGGCATAGAACTGATCAGTATTGACAACGGCCCCGGTATGACGGATGTAACCCGGATGGTAGCAGACGGTGTATCTACAAAAAAAACACTGGGGAATGGTCTGGGTGCCATGAAAAGGCTCTCCGATGTATTCCAGATCTATTCTAATAAGAACTGGGGCACCGTCATCCTGATCAGGGTTTTCAATAAGCCACCAGCCAAAGCCTTTAAAACAGAGATCAGATCCGTAATCATTCCTAAACCAGGTGAAACTGAAAGCGGAGATAATTTGTACTCTATAGTAGACAATAACCATGTGAAATTATTCCTGGGAGATGGTCTGGGCCATGGCCCCGAAGCGGCGAAAGCCATGCGGGTAGCCGGAGAAGCATTTATGGCATGCAATCATACTGACCCCGTAGAAATCATCAGGTATATTAACCTGGCTGTGAAAAGAACAAGGGGAATGGTAGGTACTGTCGCAGTTTTTGACCATCCCGCCAGGAAATGGCGCATTTGCGGAGTGGGAAATATTATCACAAAAGTGTTCAATCCGGAGAGCAATAAAAGCTACCTGGCGTACAATGGTATTATTGGGCTCAATGTTCCCAATACACTCAATGTCCAGGAAATTCCTTACGAAGATGGTCAGTATATCCTGATGTCCAGCGATGGTCTCAAAACCCGATGGGATACTTCAAAGTATACATCCATAACGCGATTCGATCTTTCTATTCTATGCGCGTCTCTCATTAAAGACTTTGCACGCCTCACAGACGATATGTCGGTAGTGGCGTGCAAAATAAACTTGTAA